One part of the Corynebacterium aurimucosum ATCC 700975 genome encodes these proteins:
- a CDS encoding metal-sulfur cluster assembly factor yields MADNTETTGGSTDPYQDQNASFDGAAVKPEQTEEQIAKTFDITEYLRDVIDPELGINIVDLGLVYDVWLDDIDGKNTCVINMTLTSPACPLTDVIGEQIEDVIVGNKLAEAVQLNWVWMPPWGPNMITEEGREMLQALGFAV; encoded by the coding sequence ATGGCTGATAACACTGAGACCACCGGTGGCAGCACCGATCCTTACCAGGACCAGAATGCCTCCTTCGATGGCGCTGCTGTCAAGCCTGAACAGACCGAAGAGCAGATCGCGAAGACCTTCGATATCACCGAGTACCTTCGTGATGTCATCGACCCGGAGCTCGGAATCAACATCGTTGACCTAGGCTTGGTCTATGACGTCTGGCTCGACGATATTGACGGCAAGAACACCTGCGTCATCAACATGACGCTGACCTCTCCGGCCTGCCCGCTCACCGATGTCATTGGCGAGCAGATCGAGGATGTCATCGTGGGCAACAAGCTCGCCGAGGCAGTCCAGCTCAACTGGGTCTGGATGCCGCCGTGGGGCCCGAACATGATTACTGAGGAGGGCCGCGAGATGCTCCAGGCCCTCGGCTTCGCGGTCTAG
- a CDS encoding IS3 family transposase (programmed frameshift) yields the protein MPRYSEQFKRDAVALYENNEDLSLHAASAELGVNRSSLYSWIKQYGTGKRARTKTMRDKTQATTDSERIRQLEKENAKLREERDILRKAAKYFAGRDTLVIRFQFVDDHRTEYSVKRMCHVLKLNRSSFYKWVNTREKRRLKTCSDALIGARIKTIFDNEHGLYGAKRIAASLNDDTDFPPINHKKVARIMKSMGLKGFTKRRRCITTRRKPGRRVMPDLIGRKFTADRPNHVYVGDITYLPCKGGKNMYLATVIDVYSRKLVGHALADHMRVSLVIEALSHARKVRGSLKGAIFHSDHGSVYTSQAFREHCAVLGVRQSMGAVGTSADNALAESFNATLKREVLRDRKVFDNPIICRQEVFRWCMRYNTRRRHSWCNLLAPDDFEELTSATLTQAA from the exons ATGCCTAGGTACTCCGAACAGTTCAAACGTGATGCTGTGGCCCTCTACGAAAACAATGAGGACCTCTCACTTCACGCGGCTTCAGCAGAGCTTGGAGTCAATCGCTCCTCACTTTATTCCTGGATCAAGCAGTACGGCACCGGAAAGCGTGCCCGCACGAAGACCATGCGTGACAAGACTCAGGCGACAACCGATTCTGAGCGGATCCGCCAGCTAGAAAAAGAAAACGCAAAGCTGCGCGAAGAACGCGACATCCTGCGCAAGGCCGCGAAATATTTTGCCG GAAGAGACACGCTGGTAATCCGCTTCCAGTTTGTCGATGACCACCGAACCGAATACTCGGTCAAGCGGATGTGCCACGTGTTAAAGCTCAATCGCTCCTCGTTCTACAAATGGGTCAACACCCGCGAAAAACGCAGGTTAAAGACGTGTTCCGATGCCCTTATTGGTGCGAGAATCAAGACCATCTTCGATAATGAGCACGGGCTTTATGGTGCTAAACGCATCGCTGCAAGCCTCAACGACGATACGGACTTTCCTCCGATCAATCACAAGAAGGTCGCACGCATCATGAAATCCATGGGGCTAAAAGGCTTTACTAAACGGCGTCGATGCATCACCACCAGGCGCAAGCCTGGCCGTCGAGTCATGCCAGATTTAATAGGCCGCAAATTCACAGCTGACAGGCCAAACCACGTCTACGTAGGCGATATCACCTACCTGCCGTGTAAGGGCGGCAAGAACATGTACCTAGCCACGGTCATTGACGTTTACTCACGCAAGCTCGTCGGCCATGCACTCGCTGACCACATGCGGGTATCGCTGGTTATCGAAGCTTTATCTCATGCCAGAAAAGTCCGCGGAAGCCTTAAAGGGGCAATTTTCCATTCCGATCACGGCAGTGTGTACACCTCACAAGCATTTAGAGAGCACTGCGCTGTACTTGGTGTTCGCCAATCCATGGGAGCAGTGGGAACGAGTGCCGATAATGCCCTGGCAGAATCATTTAACGCCACCCTAAAGCGTGAAGTTCTGCGTGATCGGAAAGTCTTTGACAATCCCATCATCTGCCGCCAAGAAGTCTTCCGATGGTGCATGCGCTACAACACGCGCAGACGACACTCCTGGTGCAACCTTCTAGCCCCCGATGACTTCGAAGAACTCACATCAGCTACACTGACCCAAGCAGCATAG
- a CDS encoding cysteine desulfurase has product MPELDVNAIREQFPILSRTVRDGKPLVYLDSGATSQRPLPVWKAEEEFVLGTNAPVHRGSYQLAEEADDAYESARQAIAAFVGADRDEISFTKNATEALNEVAYVLSDERAGELFVGEGDTVVVTELEHHANLVPWQELCQRTGATLKWYSMTEDGRIDLDSLELDDSVKVVAFTHQSNVTGAVAPVAELVRRARAVGAMVVLDACQSVPHMPVDFHELDVDFAAFSGHKMCGPTGVGVLYGKQELLAQLPPFLTGGSMIEVVKMEGSTFAEPPTRFEAGTQMTSQVVGLGAAVKFLSEVGMDAIHAHEQNLTALALEKLAEIPGVRIIGPENTEDRGGAVSFIVDGIHPHDLGQVLDSHGVSIRTGHHCAWPLHRACQANSTARASFYLYNTEDEVDALIEAVRAARTFFGVSE; this is encoded by the coding sequence ATGCCTGAACTAGACGTTAATGCGATTCGGGAACAATTCCCTATCCTCTCGCGCACCGTGCGCGACGGTAAACCACTGGTGTACCTGGATTCGGGAGCGACCTCGCAACGTCCCCTGCCGGTATGGAAGGCCGAGGAGGAGTTCGTGCTCGGCACCAACGCACCGGTGCACCGGGGCTCTTATCAGCTGGCGGAGGAGGCCGATGACGCCTATGAGTCCGCTCGTCAGGCCATCGCCGCTTTCGTGGGTGCCGACCGCGATGAGATTTCCTTCACCAAGAACGCCACGGAGGCGTTGAACGAAGTTGCCTACGTGCTCAGTGATGAGCGCGCCGGCGAGCTGTTCGTCGGTGAGGGCGATACCGTCGTGGTCACCGAATTGGAGCACCACGCGAACTTGGTGCCGTGGCAAGAGCTGTGCCAGCGCACTGGCGCGACGTTGAAGTGGTACTCCATGACTGAGGACGGCCGCATTGATCTCGATTCGCTCGAGCTCGATGACTCTGTCAAGGTCGTGGCTTTTACCCACCAATCCAACGTGACCGGGGCCGTAGCGCCCGTCGCGGAGTTGGTGCGTCGTGCTCGTGCCGTGGGCGCCATGGTCGTCCTCGACGCCTGCCAGTCGGTGCCGCACATGCCCGTGGATTTCCACGAACTAGATGTGGATTTTGCCGCGTTCTCTGGGCACAAGATGTGCGGGCCGACCGGCGTGGGCGTGCTCTACGGCAAGCAAGAGTTGCTGGCGCAGCTGCCGCCTTTCCTCACTGGCGGTTCCATGATCGAAGTAGTCAAGATGGAGGGCTCAACGTTTGCCGAGCCACCCACCCGCTTCGAGGCCGGAACCCAAATGACCAGCCAGGTTGTGGGCCTAGGCGCAGCAGTGAAGTTCTTGAGCGAGGTAGGCATGGATGCCATCCACGCTCATGAGCAAAATCTCACTGCATTGGCCTTGGAGAAGCTTGCTGAGATCCCCGGCGTGCGTATCATCGGGCCTGAAAACACCGAGGATCGCGGGGGAGCGGTCTCCTTCATTGTGGATGGGATCCATCCGCATGACCTAGGCCAGGTTCTTGATTCTCATGGCGTGTCCATCCGCACCGGCCACCACTGTGCGTGGCCGCTGCACCGCGCGTGCCAGGCTAATTCGACCGCACGCGCTAGCTTTTACCTGTACAACACTGAGGACGAGGTCGACGCCCTCATAGAGGCGGTGCGGGCTGCCCGCACCTTCTTTGGAGTGAGCGAATGA
- a CDS encoding fructose-specific PTS transporter subunit EIIC, whose protein sequence is MSTSDTSKSPLILAITACPTGIAHTYMAAENLEAAAAELGYRIKIETHGSIGVEGTFSSQDIEEADAIVIGADTVIAKDRFRGKRLAATGVDEAIKHPKELLTRALSAAKWEEKTSSESTPGNQREETSGSASGIRAVGETLYKALMNGVSHMIPFVVTGGLLIAVALSIGGTPTPEGLAIPEDSFWNTLNELGGLAFSLMVPILSGYIAVGIADRPGLAPGLITGLIATTGSLYGSEAGAGFLGGIVTGVLSGYVALGIKKIPVNRYIAPIWPIIVIPIFTTLIVGLIFIYLVGAPVAGAFEAMTEYLAEMEGSSVIVLGLVIGAMIAFDMGGPFNKTAFLFGGGMIAAGNAAPMGMAATAIAVPPLAVGVATLFRRSWFNKAEKDAGIAAFFMGFFGITEGAIPLAAARPLQVIPANVIGGAVAGALAGAFGVADHVMHGGPIVAVLGAVDNVVGFFIALLIGVVVCASVMLLLIGLTHNRKARSKDESSGEQGAAGIAKEDASQSTIQEEPLLSVDTVSLDQDLGTNRKETIESLVQLVSPRLSDPFVVITTALEREAKHSTGVGHGVAIPHARSAGVTVPTLAFARLSEGITWAEGEEPTTLVFLIAVPEDAGKQHLKLLSKLARAIMKDDFRTRLQSATSKQDAVDIISSALDPATSPASS, encoded by the coding sequence ATGAGCACATCAGACACATCGAAATCTCCATTAATCCTCGCAATTACCGCATGTCCGACCGGAATCGCCCACACCTACATGGCGGCCGAGAACCTGGAGGCTGCTGCCGCTGAACTTGGTTATCGCATCAAGATTGAGACACACGGCTCTATTGGCGTCGAAGGCACTTTTAGCTCTCAGGACATCGAAGAAGCCGATGCCATCGTGATTGGCGCCGACACCGTCATTGCAAAGGACCGCTTCCGTGGAAAGCGCCTAGCAGCGACTGGTGTCGATGAAGCTATTAAGCATCCAAAGGAACTCCTCACTCGCGCTCTGTCAGCAGCGAAGTGGGAAGAAAAGACTTCGAGCGAATCGACCCCAGGAAATCAGCGCGAAGAAACTTCCGGCAGTGCCTCTGGGATTCGTGCTGTGGGAGAGACCCTCTACAAAGCGCTGATGAATGGTGTCTCCCACATGATTCCGTTCGTGGTCACCGGTGGTCTCCTCATCGCGGTAGCACTCTCAATCGGAGGAACACCCACGCCCGAAGGCCTGGCTATCCCCGAAGACTCCTTCTGGAACACCCTGAATGAGCTTGGCGGTCTGGCCTTTTCTCTCATGGTGCCGATTCTTTCCGGCTATATCGCGGTCGGCATTGCGGACCGTCCTGGTTTGGCACCAGGACTCATCACCGGCCTCATCGCCACGACCGGCTCCCTATACGGCTCTGAGGCCGGTGCCGGGTTCTTGGGCGGAATCGTGACAGGCGTTCTGTCCGGCTACGTAGCCCTCGGAATCAAGAAGATTCCCGTCAATAGGTACATCGCCCCGATTTGGCCGATCATCGTTATCCCGATCTTCACCACGCTCATTGTGGGGCTCATCTTTATCTACCTCGTCGGTGCGCCAGTAGCCGGTGCCTTTGAAGCCATGACTGAGTACCTCGCCGAGATGGAAGGTTCCTCTGTCATTGTCCTCGGTCTCGTTATTGGCGCGATGATCGCTTTCGACATGGGCGGCCCTTTCAACAAAACTGCCTTCCTGTTCGGCGGTGGCATGATTGCAGCCGGCAATGCGGCTCCGATGGGCATGGCGGCTACCGCTATCGCTGTACCTCCCCTTGCCGTGGGCGTTGCCACTCTATTCCGCCGTTCTTGGTTCAATAAAGCCGAGAAGGACGCCGGTATCGCCGCGTTTTTCATGGGGTTCTTTGGCATCACTGAAGGCGCTATCCCTCTTGCGGCTGCACGCCCGCTGCAAGTCATTCCGGCAAACGTCATCGGCGGTGCGGTAGCCGGTGCCCTGGCAGGTGCATTTGGAGTCGCGGACCATGTCATGCATGGTGGCCCCATCGTTGCGGTGCTCGGGGCGGTCGACAACGTCGTGGGCTTCTTCATCGCACTTCTTATTGGTGTCGTTGTCTGTGCTTCCGTCATGCTTCTGTTGATTGGACTTACCCACAATAGAAAAGCCCGTAGTAAGGATGAGAGCTCGGGTGAACAGGGTGCAGCGGGCATAGCTAAGGAGGATGCGTCACAATCAACCATCCAGGAAGAACCTCTGCTTTCTGTCGACACGGTGAGCCTTGACCAAGACCTTGGCACCAATCGCAAGGAAACCATCGAGTCGCTGGTTCAGCTTGTCTCTCCTCGCCTTTCTGATCCTTTCGTGGTTATCACTACGGCCCTAGAGCGGGAAGCGAAGCACTCGACCGGCGTGGGGCATGGAGTGGCTATCCCGCATGCTCGTTCCGCGGGAGTGACAGTGCCGACTTTGGCCTTTGCTCGTCTTTCCGAGGGGATTACGTGGGCAGAGGGCGAGGAGCCAACGACGTTGGTCTTCCTCATTGCTGTGCCTGAGGACGCCGGCAAGCAGCACCTCAAGCTGCTCTCCAAGCTGGCGCGGGCGATCATGAAGGATGACTTCCGTACTCGCCTTCAATCCGCTACATCCAAGCAGGACGCGGTGGACATCATCTCCTCGGCCCTGGATCCGGCGACCTCACCCGCCTCGTCATAG
- the sufU gene encoding Fe-S cluster assembly sulfur transfer protein SufU, whose amino-acid sequence MNLDSMYQDVILDHYKNPKFSGLREGQAEVHHVNPSCGDEITLRVKLSADGTTVEDVSYDAEGCSISQASTSVMAEEIVGIPLEEANAKLEEFDRMVTSRGEVEGDDEIIGDGVAFAGVAKFPARVKCALLGWKAFQAATVEALNELEK is encoded by the coding sequence ATGAACCTCGATTCCATGTACCAGGACGTCATCCTGGATCACTATAAGAACCCGAAGTTCTCTGGCCTCCGTGAAGGCCAAGCAGAGGTTCACCACGTCAACCCTTCCTGCGGTGACGAAATCACTCTCCGCGTCAAGCTTTCCGCTGATGGCACCACTGTAGAGGACGTGTCCTACGACGCCGAGGGCTGCTCCATCTCGCAGGCCTCAACCTCCGTCATGGCGGAAGAAATCGTGGGCATTCCGCTGGAGGAGGCCAACGCCAAGCTCGAGGAGTTTGATCGGATGGTGACTTCCCGCGGCGAAGTTGAGGGAGACGACGAGATCATTGGGGATGGCGTCGCCTTTGCCGGCGTGGCCAAGTTCCCTGCCCGTGTTAAGTGCGCTCTCCTCGGTTGGAAGGCTTTTCAAGCCGCTACCGTGGAAGCGTTGAACGAATTGGAGAAGTAG
- a CDS encoding ABC-F family ATP-binding cassette domain-containing protein, translating to MIVTNDFEVRVGARTLLDAPGQHLRVQPGDRIGLVGRNGAGKTTTMRILAGETEPYGGSVTRSGPIGYLPQDSREGNIEQTARERVLSARGLDEIKRRMAKQQELMETATDDKFRDKAIRKFSRLEEEYHTLGGYEADSECAQICDNLGLPQRVLDQQLKTLSGGQRRRVELAQILFAASAGSGKSQTTLLLDEPTNHLDADSITWLRGFLSKHEGGLVMISHDVDLLEAVCNKVWFLDAVRAEADVYNMGFKKYLDARATDEARRRRERANAEKKAAALHKQAAKLGAKATKAAAAKQMLHRAERMMNELDDVRVADKVAHIKFPEPAPCGKTPMNAKGLTKMYGSLEVFAGVDLAIDKGSRVVVLGYNGAGKTTLLKLLAGVERTDGEGGIVSGHGLRIGYFAQEHDNIDPDKTVWENTIEACPDAGQQDLRGLLGAFMFSGDKLEQPAGTLSGGEKTRLSLATLVSSRANVLLLDEPTNNLDPQSREQVLDALGTYTGAVVLVTHDPGAVKALNPERVIIMPDGDEDLWNDEYMEIVELA from the coding sequence GTGATTGTGACCAATGATTTCGAGGTGCGCGTGGGCGCACGCACGCTTCTCGACGCCCCCGGCCAGCACCTTCGCGTGCAGCCGGGGGATCGCATCGGCCTGGTCGGGCGCAATGGCGCGGGAAAGACGACCACCATGCGCATCCTGGCGGGGGAGACCGAGCCCTATGGCGGCTCGGTGACGCGCTCGGGTCCTATTGGTTACCTGCCGCAGGATTCCCGCGAGGGCAACATCGAGCAAACCGCGCGTGAGCGCGTGCTCTCTGCGCGCGGCTTGGATGAGATCAAGCGCCGCATGGCCAAGCAGCAAGAGCTCATGGAGACGGCCACGGATGATAAGTTCCGCGACAAGGCCATTCGTAAGTTTTCCCGCCTGGAGGAGGAATACCATACCTTAGGCGGCTATGAGGCGGACTCCGAATGCGCCCAGATTTGTGACAACCTGGGTCTGCCGCAGCGTGTGCTCGACCAGCAGCTCAAGACGCTGTCCGGCGGTCAGCGCCGCCGCGTAGAGCTGGCGCAGATTCTCTTCGCAGCTTCAGCTGGGTCAGGCAAGTCCCAGACCACACTGCTTCTCGACGAGCCCACTAACCACCTCGACGCAGACTCGATTACCTGGCTGCGAGGCTTCCTGTCCAAGCACGAGGGCGGCCTGGTGATGATTTCCCACGACGTCGACCTGCTCGAGGCCGTGTGCAACAAGGTCTGGTTCCTCGATGCCGTGCGCGCTGAGGCCGACGTCTACAACATGGGCTTTAAGAAGTACCTTGATGCCCGCGCCACCGATGAGGCACGCCGCCGCCGCGAGCGTGCCAACGCGGAGAAGAAAGCCGCAGCCCTGCACAAGCAGGCCGCCAAGCTGGGCGCGAAAGCCACGAAAGCCGCCGCTGCCAAGCAGATGCTGCACCGCGCCGAGCGCATGATGAACGAGCTCGATGATGTCCGCGTGGCCGACAAGGTGGCCCACATCAAGTTCCCCGAACCCGCTCCCTGCGGCAAGACTCCGATGAACGCCAAGGGCCTGACCAAGATGTATGGCTCGCTGGAGGTTTTTGCCGGTGTCGATTTGGCCATCGACAAGGGTTCCCGCGTGGTTGTGCTGGGCTATAACGGTGCGGGCAAGACGACTCTGCTCAAGCTTCTGGCGGGCGTGGAGCGCACCGATGGCGAAGGCGGCATCGTCTCCGGGCACGGCCTGCGCATCGGTTACTTTGCTCAGGAGCACGACAACATCGACCCAGACAAAACCGTGTGGGAAAACACCATCGAGGCCTGCCCGGATGCCGGCCAGCAGGACTTGCGTGGACTGCTGGGCGCCTTCATGTTCTCCGGAGACAAGTTGGAGCAACCCGCCGGCACGCTCTCCGGCGGTGAGAAAACCCGACTGTCCCTGGCAACGCTGGTGTCCTCGCGCGCCAACGTGCTGCTTCTCGACGAGCCCACGAACAACCTCGACCCACAGTCCCGCGAGCAGGTGCTCGATGCCCTAGGTACCTACACCGGTGCCGTGGTCTTGGTTACCCACGACCCGGGTGCGGTCAAGGCTCTCAACCCAGAGCGCGTCATCATCATGCCCGACGGCGATGAGGACTTGTGGAACGACGAGTACATGGAAATCGTGGAGCTAGCCTAG